In the Arachis stenosperma cultivar V10309 chromosome 8, arast.V10309.gnm1.PFL2, whole genome shotgun sequence genome, GATACACTATCAATGTAAGAGGTTTATTTGATCATTTAATCAATTTCATAtgtttagataattttttaaataatatatttaaaaattaattacttttaatgatatatattataatatatcaTCAAATGtatatgtaaaattattttaatttttttttgtagttaCTATTTTAGATTCTCAGTctagaaaaattaaattgtatATGCATGTCTACAAGAGGAAATAAAcatttttaagaatttattttCAACGGTTATCATTatgttcaatttttttaattgagtagttttagcatctaattttaatttgtaaaaaagtagttttaaatGGTAAATCTCTCTAGCCACTCTGCCATaatttacatataaaaaaaattaaagaagacaAATATGTAACCAAACATAGTTTAAGATAATCATGTAATATTAGGGGGCATTCATTTCATTTATTTGTCTGATTTACTCTAAACGAATGCAAGGATTCTCAACAATGGTTAATTGGTCATGATtcttttatgatattttattaatacttGAAAATTATTTACTGTTTCAAATAAGTTTGAAATATTTATGTTAAGAATGAAAAAAGCTTAAATATTTAGTGATATAGTTTACATgatcaaattattattattattattattattattattattattattattattattatgtgaaATAATTTACAGTAAACAAATTATGCATCTTTCTTAATTGTAGGATTTGTTTGTTGGGGGAAGTGACACTGTTTCAACAACTATTGAATGGGCCTTTGCAGAGCTTGCTAATAATCCAAAGATCATGAAGAAAGTTCAAGAAGAGGTAAGAAGAATTGTGGGTGGAAAATCCATGATAAAGGAAAATGACCTAAATCAAATGAAGTACATGAAGTGTGTAATCAAAGAAACTCTTAGATTACATCCACCAGGTCCACTTTTGATTCCAAGAGAAACAGCAAATAGTGTGAAAATAAAAGGGTACCACATTCCCAAAAAAGTAACAGTATATATAAATTCATATGCAATTCATAGAGATCCTAAATTATGGGACAATGCTGAAGAGTTTATTCCTGAAAGATTTGAAGGTAACCAACAAGTTGATTATAAGGTAAAAGATTTTCAATTGATCCCATTTGGTTTTGGGAGGAGGGGTTGTCCTGGAATTTCATTTGGGGTTGCTTCTTTTGAGTATATGATGGCTAATCTTCTCTATTGGTTTGATTGGAAGgttcctaataataataataataataatagtgcATTGATAGATATGAGTGAGTTTAATGGGTTGAGCGTTACCAAGAAACAACCACTTTATTTGGAGCCAATGCCTTACTTAATTTGTTAAGGGTGGAAAGGAATTCAGGTGTGTTATTGACAATGTCAAAAATTCTTATTTGATAATATGTTTTGTCTGTTGTGTTAGTATTTTATTTgctttgttttctatttttgtatttataagCACTTTGTGCTATGAACTTTCTTCCACTTTGTAGCAAGAGCTTTTATCAAGTTTCTGCGAAAAAAAAGCTTGTAAATAAAAcgatatattattattattattattattattattattattattattattaataagtacgattttggtttCTAAAGTATAGGTTAAAGTTTTTTTgtcttcaatatttttttttcatacaaaTTCATCTCTAAgtttaatttggttttaaataatctttttatcaaaattttaaattttattaccaaattacccctaactaaaaaaattataaaataaaataaaaaaacggACGAGAACGAGAAAGAGcggggaagggaagaagaagaaggggaaaGAAGGGAAAATTGAGGCAGCTCGCTCCCACTCTGGCATGGTGTTCTCCCCCGGTTCCTCTTTCTGTCTTTGTCGTCCTTCTTCTTGGTAAACTCAACGGCGGCGGTTTGGCAACGGCGTTAAAAACTCGGCGATGGCACAGCGGCCCCCTTTTTCCTTCTCCGATCTATTTTCCCTCTCTGCCTTTTCTCGTTGGTGCTCACGCTCTCTCCTTTCCTTCACGGTGCTCGAAAGCGACTGCTCCACGCTGCTACTCCTTTCTAGGATTCCAATTCTGCTTCTTTTTTCTGATTTTGTTAATCACATTGTTTCTGATTCTGATTTCCTTAATTCATTGTTAATCAcattattttcaattttgattatgTTTCTAATTTTGTTAATCCATTATTCTGTTTCTTCTGCTTCTATTTTTTATACTTTAGATTTTGCTTATGTTTGTGTTCCTATTTCCgtttttaattctgtttttacttcTGCTTTTAATTCTATTTCTGCTTCTGTTTTTTCTGCTTTTGATGTTacttttatttctatttctgtgttttttttttatgtctaTTACATTGTTTCTacttcattgttgttgttgctgaaaaagaagaagagaagctgTTGTGATGGAGAAGAATAATAGAAATTGAGTATTTTGGTCGGAAGAACGATTTTGTATGTAAAAAAGGGTTAGGGATGAAAAAATTTTCGACCTATACCTTAAATACCAAAATTGTACTTaacccttattattattattattgttgttgttgttgttgttgttgttgttgttgttgttggttcTTTAGATGATGTTTTACTTTATCGCACTGATCATCGCAACTAACATTTTCATTTTTGCATCGGTTTAAGTCAAACTACCGCAAAATATCTACATATTTGCAACATCTGTCAAAATCGTCGTAATAACTACTACTGCTAGTTTTTTTTGCGACGGTTCCAGTTGATTGCCATAAAAAAACTGTCACTATCTGTCAAACTTCTTGTAGTGacttgttatatatttttaaaaaaaatattatatacatactaaAATCGaccactaaaattagttattatatatttatttatttttaaagtgtATCTTGTATCctattattttttactaatgattaattttgataataattttaatgtacaccTTAACAtcgttaattttttaaataactatCCAGTTGAAGAAAATGGTATATTTGAAATGTGGCGTTAGATTTTTGTGGTGTATGTATGGTGTACTTTAActcaataaaatataatttcacTTTCAGATATACTAACACTATGTATTCTATGTATATATTCACATTGTAATATGTGAGGATTGCCCTATCCTAAAACCTCATCCACCCCCTCTCGTTCCCTCTTGGCCTCCACTCATTCTCCACTTGCTACAACTAACCATTGCAAATTGGGATCTCATGAACACAGACAAAAAGGATAACACCAATCTCAACATAAACCAACCAAGTTTATTGCAACGTTTAAAGTGCCCGTGGCACAATAGAGGACCATTGAAGTTCGCTGTCATACTATCGTACAAATTTATGTTAGTaggttattaattaaaatttatttattcacaTGTATGCtaatatatataacattttttttcgaaaatttaagatAATAACTTAAATTACTAACagtcttattatatatatatatatatatatatatatggcacATCATTTCTTCGTTTATCTAATTTACTGTCCCACTAAGATTTTTAAATGGTAATAATTGATCAAATCTATGCATTATTTATCACATGAAAGAAAAAAGGTtttatatacattaaaaattagtCGATAAATTAGacattatgtatttatatattattttaattaaataattaactattaaaataatcaaatttataataaataaattaaataattaaatttgtaattaaataatcaaatttaaaagtaggagtaagtattgttttggtccctaaTGTTTAGAGTCAGAATCGAAACCGTCCCTCacgtaattttttatttagaatcgtTTCAAACGTTTtatttcgtattaaaatcgttatttttaataaaaaattttaattttattactaaattatctctactttaataaaaaaattataaaataaaataaaaagaacacgGGGGGAGGGAAAGGGAAAAGGGGGAAGGGGGGAAGGAGAAGGGGGAGCGGGACGGCGCCGGCGAAGCTTGGAGCCGTTGTCGCCATCGGGAATCGGAGCTCGCGAGGGAGAGAGGAGATGTAAGCCAGGGAGAGAGCTCGCTGTCGTGCTCCGCCACTGCAGCCGCTGCTACCGACCTCGCCGCTTGCCGCCTCACCTCGCCACCTCGCCGCTGCACCTCCCCATTTCTGCTTCTGTTTCTGCTTCTTGCTTTGCCTTCTgtttctgcttctgcttcttgATTTGCCTTCTGCTTCTTGCATTGCCTTCTGCTTCTTGCTTCGGCCTCTGCTTTCTGCTTCTTCTTGCTTCGGCCTTTGTTTTTTGGATTTgaatcctctaaagtttgaatttcactttagagagtaaagtgtgatcttctacccttgaatagtttctctttcatatttattattggtCCACCTATGAAAtcaatggtgagagatcacactttactctttaaagtaaaattcaaactttagaagatccaaatcctttgttttttgcttcttcttgagcttctgcTTCTTGTTTTGCTTTTGTGTCTGCCTTTGcttatgtttttgtttttgcttctgcttctgttattttttttatttcattattgttgtgtgttgattttgttgttaaatttgatgttgttatttctgaatttgaataatgtgttATTGTTAGTGTTCTTGAATCTGATTATTAGTATTTGGTGGGAGTATGGAAGGTGGTGGTGGTAAAGGTAATGGAGGGTATTTTTGTCCATAAAAAGTTAAAAGGACGATTTTTATACGAAATAAAACATTTATAAcaattctaaataaaaattacatgAGGGATGGTTTCAATTCTGACCCTAAACGTTAGAGACCAAAATAATACTTACCTTTTTTATACTCAGTGATTAATAAgtggttaattttttatatccaCGTAATATAATTGCATATAAAACATTTCatagtatataatatatatattttaacatTTACTCATAAGAGTTTCTACATATAGCatgctttatttatctatttaacGGCGGCTTAAACTCTTAAAAAAGATAATAGCTTAATATGAGAAATACCACACGATTATTTTAACACCATCTTGAACATTATATTAAGATATAATCTATGATGTTTAATATTTACTCATAAGATTCAAAAATAAAGAAGTCGATCCAATTTCACTCTATTTCTACTTTTAGATAAATTAGGCAAAAATTCTGTAAACACTAAAAAATCCactttatattaattaagacACCTCAACTTTTCAAATTACCCCTGCTTTGCATTTCTTGCACACACAAAcacaacaaaattaaaatggcACTTGCTCTATCAGTTCTAGAGAAATTGCAACATCAACCAAATTCAACCCTCTCTACCATATGTTTCATAATCATAAGTATCTTGTGTATTGTTAAGTTCACAAGAAGAAACAACAAGTTCAATAAACTTCCACCATCTCCACCAAAGCTACCATTAATTGGAAACCTTCATCAACTAGGAAAACTTCCACACCAATCCTTAAAAGCACTTTCTGAGAAATATGGCCCTATTTTGTTGCTTCAGTTAGGGCAAACTCAAGCCCTAGTTGTGTCTTCAGCAGATATTGTTGAAGAAATAGTGAAACAACATGATGTTGCTTTCTCCAATAGAGCAAACACTAAAGCTGCAAAGATATTCTTCTATGAATGCAAGGAGATTGGTTTTGCACCCTATGGAGAGGAAtggagaaagaaaaggaagcTCTGTGTTAATGAGCTTCTAAACACCAATAGGGTAAGAATTTTGATGAACAAAAACTTCATTCTTATTCAAAATATATTCATAATTATTTgacattatatatattttatttgttacatttaagagaaacaaaataatattttaataaagtcataaaatcatttttttcaaaaatttaagttgataagaacaaatatatgaatggttatatctctaacgtgcttcttctttaaacaAGAGTTTCTTTTGGATTTAcgtaaaaaaattttgtataagttttttctttttctctttatataGGTCTTatgatgaatttttttttaagattaacAATGAtcgaattctaaatttttaagttatagaaactttgatattatattaagaaattattttttcaaaattttaactTGATAAAAGAAGGCAAATGAACAATTATATCTCTATAATTATATTATAGAATTTTTTGGATTTGTGTgaatttttacataattttttttgtctcttagTCAACAGGAATCAAAATCTAGACTTTTGAATCATATAAGTTTTGATATTATGATATCACATGCACAAAATCAcatatttaaaaagtttaagctaataaaaaaatgtacttaaattatataatttaagtTAAGGTCACAAGTTTAAGCTGTGATAATAATTACTAATGTAATTATTAAGCTAGAGTGCATACATTATATCctttaagaatatatattattgtCTTTAAAAAGGTTTTTACTAACAATTCTATAATTGTCACTAAAATCTTTTAGTGACAAAATATAAGATAACAAATATCTAATTGTTACTAAATATATTAGTAgctattttagtatttttttttattattactaaaaacaaataactaattattaaaaatgattcttctCGTAGAATATATAAATGATTATATATCTAATAATATTGTATTCAATATTTATAATCTTATTCAAATTCGTATTTCTCAAACATATAGGTAAAGTCCTTTCAACCCATTAGAGAAAATGAAGTATCGATGATGATTAACTCCATACATGAAGCTTGTGCAAAAGCATCGTCGGTGAATCTATCTAAGCTGATTATTACAACCTCAAACAACATATCTTGTAGGTGCATTTTCGGGCTAAAGTTCGAAACTAGTGATGATGGTAGGAAAAGCATTGCAGAGGTTGTGAGAAAAATGCAATTTTCAAAACTTGGGGTTGGAGATTTGTTTCCTTCATTGGATTGGGTTGATGCTCTTACAGGTTTCATGTCAAAAATAAAGATTATTTATGCCGAAATGGATGCGTTCTTAGAAGAGGTAATTGAAGAGCataagagaaagaagaaaaattgtgatgataataataaagaCTTTGTTGATGTACTTCTTCAACTTCAAGAGAGGGACATGCCTGAGTTTGAGCTCACAAAAGATATCATGAAAGCACTCCTCTTGGTTTGATTTCAAATCTCTTACTTTTATTACCTTATTTATATCCCTTTAAAGTAATCACTTTTTGagtaaattttatttgtttatacAAAGCAAAAATATTTGTTAACTAAAAAGTGTTAGCAAAACACAGTCAAAATTTGtcttatataatatttattaataattacaataattaataaatattaaataagataaattttattttttttccttaacatatacaaatatataaataatttgaaaatattaataCTTGAAagttatttattgtttaaaataaCTTGCCACTACAAGAGAAACGATACTTAGTAGCGGGAAATTACCGGCGTCTCGCCAAACCCCCGCAAATTGATGGAGAATAAAAAGTGCTTAGATgcttaataataattattattattatgttaaagataatttagaataaattaattatgcaTCTTCGTTAATTGTAGGATTTGTTACTTGCTGGAAGTGACACTGTTTCAACAACTATTGAATGGGCCTTTGCAGAACTTGCTAATAATCCAAAGATCATGAAGAAAGTTCAAGAAGAGGTAAGAAGAATTGTGGGTGGAAAATCCATGATAGAAGAAAATGACTTAAATGAAATGAAGTACATGAAGTGTGTGATCAAAGAAACTCTTAGATTACATCCACCAGGTCCACTTTTGATTCCAAGAGAAACAGCAAATAGTGTGGAAATAAAAGGATACCACATTCCCAAAAAAGTAACCGTGTATATAAATTCATATGCAATTCATAGGGATCCTAAATTATGGGACAATGCTGAAGAGTTTATTCCTGAAAGATTTGAAGATAGCCAACAAGTTGATTATAAGGGAATAGATTTTCAATTTATCCCATTTGGTATTGGGAGAAGGGCTTGTCCTGGAATGTCATTTGGAGCTGCTTCTCTTGAGTATATGATGGCTAATCTTCTCTGTTGGTTTGATTGGAAGGTTATTCCTAATAATGGTGCACTGATAGATATGAGTGAGTTGAATGGGTTGACCGTTATCAAGAAACAACCACTTTATTTGGAGCCAATGCCTTATTAAATTTGTTAATTAAGCCCCCTAATTAAGGGTGGAAGGAATTCAAGTGTGTTATTGACAATGTCGAAAATTCTTTTGGTAATATGTTTTTGACTATTTTTCTGTTATGTACTTATGTGTTACTACTATTTTATTTGCTTTTTGTTTTGTATGTTTCTATTTGTAAGCACTTTGTGTTATGAATCTTATTAAACTACTCTTCTACCTTAGCCTATGACAACAGTAAAAAAGTCTCGTGACTCATAAATTCAGCCCAACAGAATACATACATTCAATTacaattttagtctttattattttatcttatctttatttgcttttatctttcataggacaatgctctatatatatatttagttttaccttcatagtttacaattcaattcaatcaatcgacaatcaatgaatttttttcatctattcttttcctattctttcacaattttatcaAATCTTCTTCCACTTGTAGCAAGAGCTTTTATCAAATATAGAGAAAAAGCTTGTGAATAAAGCTTGCAAACGAGGAGAAGCTCTCTAcataaaactttttatttttgtggaCAATTTTAACCCCCAAATTAAATTTCAGACAGCTCTATTCCTC is a window encoding:
- the LOC130944158 gene encoding phenylacetaldehyde oxime monooxygenase CYP71AN24-like, which codes for MALALSVLEKLQHQPNSTLSTICFIIISILCIVKFTRRNNKFNKLPPSPPKLPLIGNLHQLGKLPHQSLKALSEKYGPILLLQLGQTQALVVSSADIVEEIVKQHDVAFSNRANTKAAKIFFYECKEIGFAPYGEEWRKKRKLCVNELLNTNRVKSFQPIRENEVSMMINSIHEACAKASSVNLSKLIITTSNNISCRCIFGLKFETSDDGRKSIAEVVRKMQFSKLGVGDLFPSLDWVDALTGFMSKIKIIYAEMDAFLEEVIEEHKRKKKNCDDNNKDFVDVLLQLQERDMPEFELTKDIMKALLLDLLLAGSDTVSTTIEWAFAELANNPKIMKKVQEEVRRIVGGKSMIEENDLNEMKYMKCVIKETLRLHPPGPLLIPRETANSVEIKGYHIPKKVTVYINSYAIHRDPKLWDNAEEFIPERFEDSQQVDYKGIDFQFIPFGIGRRACPGMSFGAASLEYMMANLLCWFDWKVIPNNGALIDMSELNGLTVIKKQPLYLEPMPY